The following proteins come from a genomic window of Plasmodium vivax chromosome 3, whole genome shotgun sequence:
- a CDS encoding hypothetical protein, conserved (encoded by transcript PVX_000540A), giving the protein MGKSRKLKNLVKNVQFFVKKCREKNKKLLSLSSLDEKDETLNSGIFTDEKTNGSKSFKENSAENISKASSESKYDPTHADFASAYGNPLRRSHTQGNLHTLSDYFDRRSGKKIVKLGKDGGKRETIGGSMDEAASLNEEEVRTEKSDSSSVEIKRKKQPKDSRMEEMKNEIMEYDLHLLSLYKKLEKGSRSGPKRSGGKGSGKASGKGGGKGSATLNGKAHTIKTYNSEVMSIKKEISLRSGTSKGKTRKGARGKDEAKDKGGIGGGKRKGESPKEHTSRGVKKKAHEERIEIKHSFSGDTPRFDSKSSFLTREETFPKYYQIGSSKKTFDNFYFFQEGLANRLNKKQNTSSFDIGCMYMSHAISTKSSKDLGPKEEATTTAVATRTAAATTAAATIATAGAAFISSSKSLRRFKFLSDNKKNIEYYKQMIESLEGTVGKSKKRSNNSSSTGSARGGNRGGTHGGSSIDSIIKIINCLLHDYVPKLIDRYEYYLNTLDDRNKLLKQKIRESLDFGDLQYEEIRELKSQVMQKNQENKKLNDTIEMLKDKLSYVNELELKNAEYLDEIMLMRNRVTYLERLIEENDQSKESHELRKMRHNLRRLYNRMKTEMRYMKTLKSRSFKRHRRGKFSIRRWMRLEEKMSEQQARAFSLDRQGDSTLEVGDKGERRVTLEVADAGGTQTNEPKQYADKGVDTSDMYWAANPLDVVSSEAQCAPTGEGEKVKKGKVRTKDKKINTIVSNRTFLELLRREERMAVGGSGALGRGNIVSRGGRMGRSDQGDRSDRSNLNGRNGRSGLRFGSERCTRIPKESYPYYHYFYSNMLATPEGRPLVGGSRIWPPTQGEKEPSGIFPPRVTLSEENYLSLCSQLKACIYQTYFEECAAEPRDGGQPWERTPHRCEAPPDQGKQHGENEAYQQGGNRGTENEENRGAQNGQNGGAQNDQPRGGSQMVRPPQGKSPFWKETPPSDDASTHLISRGKNKCYKLPFDCCSNFNRMLTGEMNCSSLLWGCSNAAGSQDSSVSNRKRAGRKRSTTSSSSSWERKDKLKMTRVVRKNHPFLRSDTIRSKCKHRYYYYNRVGRAANGEGPEGEANQMASCTSGKDHHRGEQQNGRTCLEVPKGGDAYELHTPQKWNKESDAYELHTPQKWNKGVDLGGKTLMDSEPYGRSTYDKERVENFKKFLTIYNSHFEGDKKGSFIGSFKREQSGPSSERAMWDQAVQAQVGGEEEGRAYHGDYQISSHYNCCRVDPPYSLPHVPPRLLPPNGAPPTGNETVRYQNSLNQFFDINTKDFEAINRYLHGHVVYTHAGGGTYE; this is encoded by the coding sequence atggggaagtccAGGAAACTAAAGAACCTAGTCAAGAACGTGCAGTTTTTCGtcaaaaaatgtagagagAAAAACAAGAAACTGCTCTCCCTGAGCAGTCTGGACGAAAAAGACGAAACGCTCAACTCGGGAATATTCACAGATGAAAAGACAAACGGTAGTAAAAGCTTCAAAGAAAATTCTGCtgaaaatatttccaaaGCGTCAAGCGAATCCAAGTACGACCCAACACACGCAGATTTCGCCAGTGCGTATGGCAACCCGTTGAGAAGATCACACACACAGGGGAATCTGCATACCTTGTCCGATTATTTCGACAGGAGAAGTGGTAAGAAAATCGTCAAGTTGGGGAAAGATGGAGGGAAGAGAGAGACGATCGGGGGGAGCATGGACGAAGCGGCGTCATTGAATGAGGAAGAAGTGAGAACGGAAAAGAGTGACTCTAGCAGCGTAGAAAttaagaggaaaaaacaGCCCAAGGACAGCAGGAtggaggaaatgaaaaacgaAATCATGGAGTACGACTTGCACCTCCTCAGTTTGTACAAAAAGTTGGAAAAGGGGTCGAGAAGTGGGCCAAAGAGGAGCGGCGGGAAGGGTAGCGGTAAGGCCAGCGGTAAGGGCGGCGGAAAGGGAAGCGCCACACTGAACGGGAAGGCCCACACGATAAAGACGTACAACTCGGAGGTTATGAGCATAAAGAAGGAGATTTCCCTGCGGAGTGGCACTTCCAAGGGGAAAACGAGGAAAGGCGCCAGGGGGAAGGATGAAGCAAAAGACAAAGGTGGCATCGGAGGGGGCAAGCGGAAGGGGGAATCCCCCAAAGAACACACAAGCAGAGGagtgaaaaagaaagcacACGAAGAACGCATCGAAATTAAGCACAGCTTCTCAGGAGATACCCCCCGATTTGATTCCAAAAGTTCTTTCCTAACACGAGAGGAGACTTTCCCCAAATATTATCAGATAGGTTCTTCCAAAAAAACATttgacaatttttatttttttcaagagGGACTAGCCAACAGGTTGAACAAGAAGCAGAACACGTCCTCCTTCGATATTGGCTGTATGTACATGAGTCATGCCATAAGCACAAAAAGCTCCAAAGATTTGGGGCCAAAGGAAGAAGCTACCACCACGGCTGTCGCTACTAGGACCGCCGCTGCCACGACAGCAGCTGCTACGATTGCTACGGCTGGTGCTGCCTTTATAAGCAGCTCCAAAAGTCTCCGCCGCTTCAAGTTTTTAAGTGACAACAAAAAGAACATCGAGTATTACAAGCAAATGATAGAGAGCTTAGAGGGGACGGTGGGGAAGTcgaagaagaggagcaacaacagcagcagcactGGCAGCGCCCGTGGAGGTAATCGCGGCGGCACCCACGGCGGCAGCTCCATAGACAGcatcattaaaattataaactgCCTCCTCCACGATTACGTCCCCAAGCTGATCGACAGGTATGAGTACTACCTGAACACCCTAGATGATAGGAACAAATTGCTCAAGCAGAAAATTAGGGAGTCCCTAGATTTCGGGGATCTTCAGTACGAAGAAATCAGGGAGCTAAAATCTCAGGTGATGCAAAAAAAccaggaaaataaaaaactaaaTGATACTATAGAAATGTTGAAGGACAAACTGTCCTACGTTAACGAGCTTGAGCTAAAAAATGCAGAGTATCTGGACGAAATTATGCTCATGAGAAATAGGGTCACCTATTTGGAGAGACTCATTGAAGAAAATGATCAGTCTAAGGAGTCACATGAGCTGAGGAAGATGAGGCACAACTTGAGGAGGCTATACAACAGAATGAAGACCGAGATGAGGTACATGAAGACGTTAAAGTCGAGATCTTTTAAGCGGCACAGGAGGGGCAAATTTTCCATTCGGAGGTGGATGCGCTTGGAGGAGAAGATGAGCGAGCAGCAGGCGCGCGCGTTTAGCCTTGACCGACAGGGCGATTCCACGTTGGAGGTAGGCGATAAGGGGGAGAGACGGGTCACTTTGGAGGTGGCCGATGCGGGGGGGACACAGACAAACGAACCGAAGCAGTACGCAGACAAAGGCGTAGACACGAGTGACATGTATTGGGCGGCGAATCCACTCGACGTCGTAAGCAGCGAGGCGCAGTGCGCGCCAACtggagagggggaaaaggttAAGAAGGGCAAAGTCCGCacgaaggacaaaaaaatcaacacCATTGTAAGCAACCGCACGTTTCTGGAGCTGCTGAGGAGGGAGGAGCGGATGgcggtggggggaagcggcgctCTTGGGAGGGGTAACATAGTGAGCCGAGGTGGTCGAATGGGTAGAAGTGACCAGGGCGATCGGAGCGATCGGAGCAATCTCAATGGTCGCAATGGTCGGAGTGGCCTACGCTTCGGAAGCGAGAGGTGCACGCGCATCCCCAAGGAGAGCTACCCCTACTACCACTACTTCTACAGCAATATGCTGGCCACGCCGGAGGGAAGACCCCTTGTCGGTGGAAGCCGCATCTGGCCACCAAcccaaggggaaaaagaaccCAGTGGtatcttcccccccagggtgACTCTCTCGgaggaaaattatttatccCTGTGCAGTCAACTTAAGGCGTGCATCTACCAGACCTATTTCGAGGAGTGCGCCGCGGAGCCGCGCGACGGAGGGCAGCCTTGGGAGAGAACACCCCACCGGTGCGAAGCGCCGCCTGACCAGGGGAAGCAACACGGGGAGAACGAGGCATATCAGCAGGGGGGAAATAGGGGCacggaaaatgaagaaaataggGGCGCGCAAAATGGCCAAAATGGGGGCGCTCAAAATGACCAGCCTCGGGGTGGCAGCCAAATGGTGAggcccccccaggggaagagCCCCTTCTGGAAGGAGACCCCACCAAGCGATGACGCCTCCACCCACCTGATCAGCAGAGGGAAGAACAAATGTTACAAGCTACCATTCGACTGTTGCAGCAATTTTAATAGAATGTTAACTGGTGAAATGAACTGTTCGTCTCTCCTCTGGGGGTGTAGCAATGCGGCGGGTAGCCAAGACAGCAGCGTGTCAAACAGGAAGCGAGCTGGTCGAAAGAGGTCAACCACATCGAGCAGCTCCTCCTGGGAGAGAAAAGACAAGCTTAAGATGACACGTGTAGTTAGGAAGAATCACCCATTTTTACGAAGTGATACGATTCGATCTAAATGCAAGCATAggtattattattacaaccGGGTTGGTAGAGCAGCGAATGGAGAGGGcccagaaggggaagcaaaccaaatggctagctgcacCAGTGGGAAAGACCACCACCGAGGGGAGCAGCAGAATGGACGCACATGTTTGGAAGTGCCCAAGGGGGGCGATGCATACGAGTTGCACACTCCGCAGAAATGGAACAAGGAGAGCGATGCATACGAGCTGCACACTCCGCAGAAATGGAACAAGGGGGTCGacttgggggggaagaccctCATGGACAGTGAACCCTATGGAAGAAGCACATACGATAAAGAGCGggtggaaaattttaaaaaattcctgACCATTTATAATTCACATTTTGAGGGAGACAAGAAGGGAAGCTTCATTGGCAGCTTTAAAAGGGAACAGAGCGGCCCATCATCTGAGAGGGCCATGTGGGACCAAGCTGTGCAGGCACAGGTgggtggggaggaagaagggcgCGCCTACCACGGTGACTACCAAATTAGCAGCCACTACAACTGCTGTCGTGTGGATCCGCCTTACAGCTTACCCCACGTCCCCCCTCGCCTTTTACCCCCCAATGGAGCTCCACCTACGGGGAATGAAACAGTGAGGTACCAAAATTCACTTAATCAATTTTTCGATATAAACACGAAAGATTTTGAAGCCATCAACAGGTATCTACACGGCCACGTGGTGTACACGCAcgcggggggagggacaTACGAATGA
- a CDS encoding calcium-dependent protein kinase 4, putative (encoded by transcript PVX_000555A), with product MGQEISTPNDARNEEGKGSYKKNLKGSNAKGEQKEGSLQMSKKIAQNSFNNSKLRPGMFIQNSNVVFNEQYKGIKILGKGSFGEVILSRDKHTGHEYAIKVISKKHVKRKTDKQSLLREVELLKMLDHINIMKLYEFFEDNNYYYLVSDVYSGGELFDEIISRKRFYEVDAARIIKQVLSGITYMHKNNVVHRDLKPENILLETKNKEDMIIKIIDFGLSTHFEYSKKMKDKIGTAYYIAPDVLHGTYDEKCDIWSCGVILYILLSGCPPFNGSNEYDILKKVETGKYTFDLPQFKKISDKAKDLIRKMLMYTSAVRISARDALEHEWIRLMTSKDNVSIDIPSLELSITNIRQFQSTQKLAQAALLYMGSKLTTIDETKELTKIFKRMDKNGDGQLDRNELVIGYKELLKLKGEDTSDLDNAAIEYEVDQILSSIDLDQNGYIEYSEFLTVAIDRKLLLSTERLEKAFKLFDKDGSGKISANELAQLFGLSDVGSDCWKTVLKEVDQNNDGEIDFKEFRDMLVKLCNY from the exons ATGGGCCAAGAAATCTCCACGCCGAACGACGcacgaaatgaagaaggcaAAGGAAGCTACAAAAAGAACCTAAAGGGAAGCaacgcaaagggggagcagaAAGAAGGCAGTTTGCAAATGTCTAAGAAGATTGCCCAAAACAGTTTTAACAATAGCAAGTTAAGGCCGGGCATGTTCATACAAAACAGCAACGTGGTGTTTAATGAGCAATACAAGGGAATCAAAATTTTGGGGAAAGGATCCTTTGGAGAAGTGATCCTCAGTAGGGACAAGCACACAGGACATGAGTACGCCATAAAGGTCATAAGCAAGAAGCatgtaaagagaaaaacagaTAAGCAAAGTCTCCTGAGAGAAGTAGAactgttaaaaatgttagaCCACATCAACATCATGAAACTGTATGAATTTTTTGAGGACAATAATTATTACTACTTGGTGTCTGATGTGTATTCTGGTGGGGAGCTATTCGACGAGATCATCAGCAGAAAGAGGTTCTATGAAGTAGATGCAGCTCGAATTATAAAACAGGTTCTGAGTGGAATCACCTACATGCACAAGAACAACGTGGTGCATAGGGATTTGAAGCCAGAGAACATTTTGCTGGAGACGAAGAACAAGGAGGACATGATCATTAAGATCATCGACTTTGGGTTGTCTACGCATTTTGAGTACAGCAAGAAGATGAAGGACAAGATCGGCACTGCGTATTACATTGCGCCTGATGTGCTGCACGGCACGTATGATGAGAAGTGCGACATTTGGTCCTGCGGCGTCATCCTCTACATTTTGCTCTCAG GCTGCCCGCCCTTCAACGGATCGAACGAGTACGACATCCTGAAGAAAGTCGAGACGGGCAAGTACACGTTCGACCTGCCCcagttcaaaaaaataagcgacAAGGCGAAGGACCTGATTCGGAAAATGCTCATGTACACTAGTGCCGTGAGAATTTCCGCTAGAGACGCTCTAGAGCATGAGTGGATAAGGCTCATGACGAGCAAGGACAACGTGAGCATCGACATTCCCTCCCTGGAGCTTAGCATCACGAATATAAGGCAATTCCAAAGCACGCAGAAGTTAGCGCAGGCAGCTCTGCTCTACATGGGGTCCAAACTCACAACCATAGATGAGACAAAGGAACTCACCAAAATATTTAAGCGCATGGATAAGAACGGAGATGGGCAACTAGATCGAAACGAACTAGTAATAGGCTACAAGGAGCTACTGAAACTGAAGGGAGAAGATACCAGCGACTTAGATAATGCAGCCATTGAGTATGAGGTGGACCAGATTTTGAGCTCCATTGACTTGGACCAGAATGGCTACATAGAATACTCGGAATTTTTAACCGTTGCTATTGATAGGAAATTGCTCTTGTCGACTGAACGTCTGGAGAAGGCATTCAAGCTGTTCGATAAGGACGGCTCGGGGAAGATCTCCGCCAACGAGCTGGCGCAGCTCTTCGGGCTCAGCGACGTGGGGTCCGACTGCTGGAAGACGGTGCTCAAGGAGGTCGACCAGAACAACGACGGGGAGATCGACTTCAAGGAGTTCCGCGACATGCTCGTCAAGCTGTGCAACTATTAA
- a CDS encoding seryl-tRNA synthetase, putative (encoded by transcript PVX_000545A), whose translation MHRCTCVGAALARRGVQKGSALLRNVPVRNVPVRNAPVRNAPVRNAPLSGSPVRIAPPLIAPERPRMVLDINLFRKEKGGNPEKIKESEKKRFHDETNVDKVIEFDEQWRKCIFKLEELKKNINLVNKEIGAKKKEDKNADVEDLKKKSLAMKEEIPQLQNQERDLLKQRNKYLSKVGNLLNKDVVTSNDEDNNKVVTTWGVCKKLEVTAEEAPEGGSSKREVPVSGGISGSGGIGSISSISSGVGGKRYYYHFDLLRKIGGANFKKGIQVAGHRGYYLTGAGFLLHNAILQYAISFLVSKNYTPVYPPVFMKKNIMEECAELDDFEETLYRIASSGGGSTGTAGGATGGASGAASGSPTSANVTQNDELSRDDLFLIATSEQPLCALHKDETIESKYLPLKYAGVSSCFRKEAGAHGKDIRGILRVHQFDKIEQFCVSLPQTSNKVHKEMMKTCEEFYQSLNIPYRIVSIVSGALNNAAAVKFDLEGYFPASNQYRELVSCSNCTDYQSNNLNVKYVDSSVKVGDFKESGGSGGGGGEGNGKGNYHDEVGSDYEDFLQNFQTESRNTVHLLNGTMVAAQRFLCCLLENYQNGEGIVVPEKLRPYMNNVEFIPFTE comes from the coding sequence ATGCACAGGTGCACCTGCGTGGGTGCCGCGCTAGCACGTAGAGGCGTACAAAAAGGGAGCGCTCTACTGAGGAACGTCCCAGTGAGGAACGTCCCGGTGAGGAACGCCCCAGTGAGGAACGCCCCAGTGAGGAACGCCCCATTGAGTGGCTCCCCAGTGAGGATCGCCCCACCGCTTATCGCCCCGGAGAGGCCCAGGATGGTGCTGGACATCAACCTGTTcaggaaggaaaaggggggcaacCCCGAGAAGATTAAGGAGTCGGAAAAGAAGAGGTTCCATGATGAGACGAACGTCGACAAGGTGATCGAGTTTGACGAGCAGTGGAGGAAGTGCATCTTCAAATTGGAGGAGTTGAAAAAGAATATCAATTTGGTGAATAAAGAAATAGGggcgaaaaagaaggaggacAAAAATGCAGATGTggaggatttaaaaaaaaagagtttgGCGATGAAGGAGGAAATTCCTCAGCTGCAGAATCAGGAAAGGGACTTGCTCAAGCAGAGAAACAAGTACCTCAGCAAAGTGGGCAATCTGCTTAACAAAGATGTGGTCACTTCGAATGACGAGGACAACAACAAGGTGGTGACCACCTGGGGGGTGTGCAAGAAGTTGGAGGTCACCGCTGAGGAAGCGccagagggggggagcagcaagAGGGAGGTCCCGGTTAGCGGCGGTATCAGCGGCAGCGGCGGTATCGGCAGCATCAGCAGCATCAGCAGCGGCGTTGGCGGGAAGAGGTACTACTACCACTTCGACCTGCTGAGGAAAATCGGGGGGGCGAACTTCAAGAAGGGCATCCAGGTGGCCGGCCACCGCGGCTACTACCTCACGGGCGCgggcttcctcctccacaaTGCAATTCTGCAGTACGCCATAAGCTTCCTCGTGAGCAAGAATTACACCCCCGTGTACCCCCCcgtttttatgaagaaaaatataatggaGGAGTGTGCCGAGTTGGATGATTTTGAGGAGACCCTCTACAGGATTGCCTCCTCTGGGGGGGGTTCCACAGGTACAGCGGGGGGTGCAACGGGGGGTGCGTCTGGGGCTGCCTCCGGATCACCTACCTCTGCGAACGTTACGCAGAACGACGAGCTTAGCAGAGACGACCTGTTCCTCATTGCAACATCCGAACAGCCCCTGTGCGCGCTGCATAAGGATGAAACGATCGAATCTAAGTACCTCCCCTTGAAGTACGCAGGGGTATCTTCCTGCTTTAGGAAGGAGGCAGGGGCACACGGAAAGGATATTAGAGGCATTTTGAGAGTTCACCAGTTTGACAAAATAGAGCAGTTCTGTGTATCTCTCCCCCAGACCAGCAACAAGGTTCACAAGGAAATGATGAAAACGTGTGAGGAGTTTTACCAGTCACTTAACATCCCATATAGAATCGTCAGCATCGTGTCTGGGGCCCTCAACAACGCCGCTGCTGTTAAATTTGATTTGGAGGGCTACTTCCCTGCGAGCAACCAGTATAGGGAACTCGTGTCTTGCAGCAACTGCACGGACTACCAGAGCAACAACCTGAATGTTAAGTACGTCGATTCGAGTGTCAAGGTGGGCGACTTTAAGGAGagcggaggaagcggcgggggaggcggcgagGGAAACGGAAAGGGGAACTACCATGATGAGGTCGGAAGCGACTACGAGgactttttgcaaaacttcCAAACGGAGAGCAGGAACACCGTGCATCTCCTGAACGGCACCATGGTGGCGGCGCAGCGCTTCCTGTGCTGCCTCCTCGAGAATTACCAAAACGGCGAGGGCATCGTCGTGCCGGAGAAGCTCCGCCCCTACATGAACAACGTCGAGTTTATTCCCTTCACCGAGTGA
- a CDS encoding hypothetical protein, conserved (encoded by transcript PVX_000550A) produces MEVAKLKDAKGEANTGRRKVAANEVAEERGSIPANVKTQSKVKQNFSSKKDETDVPHGKTANMKKLFNGIIGSQMKHAKSVIEGVKEHLRCTAKQASKNMNYPFCKSPCNIEDLKNTIYINEGEIIIKKNLYKNLFNSRRRDNSEVKETSNLKKNSNEDIFSCNTRDITVRGTHNFGFHVQVSCEEGENKIIAYAYDKDTRERIPCVYRWTRIYSDRRCNVVSRSFADVGPHGGGSTVESIGTAKPIGTAEPIGTAKPIGTVVGGHPPPQAAQYSSEYELTCDDIGLKICVECSYLSDEQMAGGTRCRYPRNSSGTSSRSHQESDGSVDSGPANQSHCSDVQLYIDASSFKSSFRDGNERDASGVHSRGVGTFRRGDRSSGPSRSSSRNHHMGRTNERGDSHNMKKEHSTLDPYESSLREKNPICASAQRGSGHPTSSFPTRGKYAGVAVAEVGPFTLNERTKKMLQAVIQNDIIRYPLYVMERRAQAGDHVGGDSSLSRIPPSAKRRGSGFHAQSEYSDRGDRNDCGDCDDRDDGDHCTSADEQSRSSNVGSEPDDHLHMLHIHKNEIKLVSRSSAATQMWTHKFGDVYPYIEFLRCREGVNEEFLLHTSDSEHYVCKCLQKRHRDLIAIILRYMHANLQILNDYIFNNINESFQNETARNVFEHVDVNSILENVNRELLTNRKLNQKYLQKIKKLRGEKNMLEEDLKNTIEAFQAQLDTVKRFKDENELLKTNEHLMKEIKLLQDKYKDVDLFFKSKYKLLLNDIERYKKLLDERKTKAISQEAEALRAKLEAAEQEKNELRRETVKIKSYYQEEKRSKTELESRLEDLRLKMEGLNKSLEEERSKGKSTSGCMRELEELKKNNLMLHQKNLAISDQVNLLVTEKNRLSKMVDSLTKDIEKAKTNGGLRSAESQKKGPRPLPSDAPNQSEDDAHRKLLKEVESLRGENELLKKRIKKFSKFNSMA; encoded by the exons atggaagtcgCCAAACTGAAggatgcaaaaggggaagccaaCACAGGGAGGAGGAAAGTAGCTGCTAACGAAGTAGCAGAAGAAAGGGGGAGCATCCCCGCAAATGTAAAAACCCAGTCGAAGgtgaaacaaaatttttctaGCAAAAAAGATGAGACAGACGTGCCACATGGCAAGACTGCAAACATGAAGAAACTCTTTAATGGAATCATAGGGAGCCAAATGAAACACGCCAAGAGTGTCATCGAAGGAGTGAAGGAGCACCTAAGGTGCACAGCAAAGCAAGCAtccaaaaatatgaattacCCATTCTGTAAGTCTCCCTGTAACATAGAAGACCTTAAAAACACCATCTACATAAACGAAGGAGAAatcattattaaaaaaaatttatataaaaatttatttaacaGTAGGAGGAGGGACAACAGTGAGGTGAAGGAGACAtctaatttgaagaagaactcTAATGAGGATATCTTTTCTTGCAACACGAGAGACATAACCGTTCGGGGGACCCACAACTTTGGTTTTCACGTGCAGGTCTCTTgtgaggagggggaaaataaaatcatcGCCTATGCGTACGATAAGGATACTAGGGAGAGGATCCCCTGTGTCTATCGGTGGACCCGCATCTACAGTGACAGGAGGTGCAACGTGGTTAGTCGGAGTTTTGCGGATGTAGGTCCCCATGGCGGGGGGAGCACCGTTGAGTCGATTGGCACCGCTAAGCCGATTGGCACCGCTGAACCGATTGGCACCGCTAAGCCGATTGGCACCGTTGTGGGGGGtcacccccccccgcaggcggCCCAGTATAGCAGCGAGTACGAGCTAACCTGTGACGACATCGGCCTAAAAATTTGCGTCGAGTGCTCCTACCTGAGTGATGAGCAGATGGCAGGAGGCACCCGATGTAGGTATCCCCGGAACAGCTCGGGGACCTCATCAAGAAGTCACCAAGAAAGCGATGGGAGTGTCGACAGCGGGCCGGCCAACCAATCACACTGCAGTGATGTTCAGCTTTATATCGACGCTTCCTCGTTTAAGAGTAGCTTCAGAGATGGTAATGAGAGAGACGCATCGGGAGTGCATTCCCGTGGTGTAGGAACATTCCGACGGGGTGACCGAAGCAGTGGCCCGTCTCGCTCGTCCAGCAGAAACCACCATATGGGTAGAACCAACGAAAGAGGGGACTCCCACAACATGAAGAAGGAACACTCCACTTTAGATCCGTACGAATCATCCCTCAGGGAAAAGAACCCCATCTGTGCTTCCGCACAAAGGGGGAGTGGCCATCCCACTAGCAGCTTCCCCACCAGGGGGAAGTACGCCGGAGTGGCGGTGGCCGAAGTGGGGCCATTCACTCTGAACGAAAGAACGAAGAAGATGCTCCAAGCGGTTATACAGAATGATATTATAAGGTACCCGCTATATGTTATGGAGAGGAGAGCCCAAGCGGGGGATCATGTTGGGGGGGACTCATCACTTAGCCGCATCCCTCCCAGTGCGAAgcggagggggagcggctTCCACGCGCAAAGCGAGTATAGCGATCGTGGCGATCGTAACGACTGTGGCGACTGTGACGATCGTGACGACGGTGACCACTGCACCAGTGCGGACGAACAGAGCCGCAGCTCAAACGTGGGGAGCGAGCCGGACGACCACCTGCACATGCTGCacattcacaaaaatgagatAAAATTGGTCAGTCGAAGCAGCGCGGCCACCCAGATGTGGACCCACAAATTCGGGGACGTCTACCCCTACATAGAGTTCCTTCGCTGTAGGGAGGGAGTCAACGAGGAGTTTCTTCTTCACACCAGCGACTCAGAGCATTACGTTTGCAAGTGCCTGCAGAAGAGGCACCGAGATCTGATTGCCATCATCCTGAGGTACATGCACGCCAACTTGCAGATCCTAAACGATTATATCTTCAACAACATCAATGAGAGCTTCCAAAATGAGACAGCCAGAAACGTATTCGAGCACGTAGATGTGAATTCTATTTTAGAAAACGTCAACAGAGAGCTCCTCACGAACAGGAAGCTCAATCAGAAGTACCTGCAGAAGATAAAGAAGCTGCGCGGCGAGAAAAATATGCTGGAGGAGGACCTAAAAAACACGATTGAGGCCTTTCAGGCGCAGCTCG acaCCGTGAAGCGGTTCAAAGACGAAAACGAGCTACTCAAGACGAACGAACACCTGATGAAGGAGATCAAGTTGCTGCAGGATAAGTACAAAGACGTGGATTTGTTTTTCAAGAGCAAG TACAAGCTCCTACTGAACGACATCGAACGGTATAAAAAGTTGCTGGACGAGAGAAAGACGAAG GCCATCTCACAGGAGGCAGAAGCGCTACGGGCCAAACTGGAGGCCGCCGAGCAGGAAAAG AACGAGCTGCGCAGAGAGACCGTAAAGATAAAGAGTTACTACCAGGAAGAGAAAAGGAGCAAGACGGAGCTGGAGAGTCGCCTGGAGGACCTGCGTTTGAAGATGGAGGGTCTGAACAAGTCCCTGGAG GAAGAAAGAAGCAAAGGGAAAAGCACCTCCGGGTGCATGAGGGAATTAGAAGagctcaaaaaaaacaacttaATGCTCCACCAGAAAAATCTAGCCATATCCGATCAGGTGAATCTTCTCGTcacggaaaaaaatagactcTCCAAGATGGTTGACTCGCTCACCAAGG ACATTGAGAAGGCCAAAACGAACGGAGGTCTGCGAAGCGCGGAGAGTCAGAA gAAAGGCCCTAGGCCCCTCCCCAGTGACGCCCCCAACCAAAG cgaGGATGACGCCCACCGGAAGCTACTGAAAGAAGTCGAATCCCTACGGGGAGAAAAcgagcttttaaaaaaaagaataaaaaagttttcaaaatttaattCTATGGCTTGA